In a single window of the Streptomyces sp. NBC_00094 genome:
- a CDS encoding biotin-dependent carboxyltransferase family protein — protein sequence MTDRAVAVVRAGALTTVQDLGRPGYAHLGVPRSGALDPGAVRLLNRLVGNSGGAGVPEGAAVLETTLDGCALRPRCAVTVSVGGAPCPVRVDGRPAAWGTVIRVGAGSLLEVGAAVRGLRSYVAFGGGIAVEPVLGSRSTDLLSGLGPAPLSEGAVLPLGAETAVRGPVDAPPWPGPPDELVLRVRMGPRDDWFTAGALRTLSTRAYRVSSASNRIGLRLEGPALERALPGELASEGMVLGAVQVPPDGRPVVFLADHPTTGGYPVVAVVREADLCAAAQAVPGTPVRFVPVR from the coding sequence ATGACCGACCGTGCCGTCGCCGTGGTGCGTGCCGGGGCGCTGACCACCGTGCAGGACCTGGGGCGCCCGGGGTACGCGCATCTCGGCGTGCCCCGCTCCGGCGCCCTCGACCCGGGGGCCGTACGGCTCCTCAACCGGCTCGTCGGCAATTCCGGCGGCGCCGGGGTCCCGGAGGGGGCGGCGGTCCTGGAGACCACCCTCGACGGATGCGCGCTGCGGCCCCGGTGCGCGGTCACCGTCTCCGTGGGCGGGGCGCCCTGCCCGGTCCGGGTGGACGGGCGCCCGGCGGCCTGGGGGACGGTGATCCGGGTCGGGGCCGGATCCCTCCTGGAGGTCGGCGCGGCCGTCCGCGGGCTGCGCTCGTACGTGGCGTTCGGCGGCGGGATCGCGGTGGAACCGGTCCTCGGCAGCCGCTCCACCGACCTGCTGTCCGGGCTCGGTCCGGCGCCGCTGTCGGAGGGCGCGGTGCTGCCGCTGGGAGCGGAGACGGCCGTACGGGGACCGGTCGACGCTCCCCCGTGGCCGGGTCCGCCGGACGAACTCGTCCTGCGGGTCCGCATGGGCCCCCGCGACGACTGGTTCACCGCCGGGGCGCTGCGCACGCTCTCCACGCGCGCGTACCGGGTGTCGTCGGCGAGCAACCGGATCGGGCTGCGGCTCGAAGGACCGGCCCTGGAGCGGGCCCTGCCGGGCGAGTTGGCGAGCGAGGGCATGGTCCTGGGCGCGGTCCAGGTACCGCCGGACGGGCGCCCGGTGGTCTTCCTCGCGGACCATCCCACGACCGGGGGCTACCCGGTGGTCGCGGTGGTCCGGGAGGCCGATCTGTGCGCGGCGGCGCAGGCCGTGCCGGGGACACCGGTGCGGTTCGTGCCGGTGCGCTGA
- a CDS encoding hydantoinase B/oxoprolinase family protein produces MNGRWEFWIDRGGTFTDVVGRRPDGRLVTRKMLSHDPARDQDAAVAGIRALLGLDPGEPVPADRIAVVKMGTTVATNALLERRGEPTVLLVTEGFRDALRIAYQNRPRLFDRHIVLPEAVYARVIEVPERVDAHGHVVRPLDGAVVAEALAAAHRDGFRSVAVVLLHGYRHPAHETRIAEAARAAGFTQVSCSHEVSPLIKLIPRGDTTVVDAYLSPILRRYVDEVARELAGIRLMFMQSNGGLREAAHFRGKDAVLSGPAGGVVGMARTSAQAGHDRVIGFDMGGTSTDVSHYAGEFERELGTQVAGVRMRAPMMSIHTVAAGGGSVLHYDGRRYRVGPDSAGAVPGPACYRRGGPLTVTDANVMLGRVQPAHFPAVFGETGDLPLDTEVVRERFTALAEEIGGGRTPEEVAAGFLEIAVLNMANAVKKISVQRGHDVTRYALTSFGGAGGQHACAVADALGVDTVLVPPLAGVLSAYGIGLADATAMRERSVEAELDAPGALARVTDLCAELAERTREELRADGLPDEAIATNARVFLRYAGTDASLPVDLAPAESMKTAFTAVHRARYAFTMEKPLVVETVSVEAVGRAGPHGPVRVDTGERTGPLTPRATVRMHSGGMPHDTPLHRREDLRPGDTVDGPALLAEDDATTVVDTGWRATATDGGHLLLHRVTPRPVRVAAGTDVDPVLLEVFNNLFMAIAEQMGVRLENTAHSVNIKERLDFSCALFDAEGNLIANAPHIPVHLGSMGESIKEVLRRRGDDLRPGDVVAINDPFHGGTHLPDVTVVTPVFGDESDESDESDEGGQGGTGGGTGRTAGPGRELRFLVASRGHHAEIGGITPGSMPAFSRTIEEEGVLFDNWLLVRDGRLREAETRDLLTGARHPSRDPDTNLADLRAQIAANEKGIEELRRTVDEFGLDVVQAYMRHVRANAEESVRRIVERLDDGTCRYETDGGAVIRVAVRVDRERRSAVVDFTGTSPQLDGNANAPTSVVMAAVLYVFRTLVDEDIPLNSGCLEPLEVRVPPGSMLAPVHPAATVAGNVETSQAVTGALYAALGVQAEGSGTMNNVTFGNARVQYYETVASGSGAGDGFDGADAVQTHMTNSRLTDPEILEWRHPVRVDAFAVREDGGGRGRWHGGHGVERRIRFLEPMTVTLLTGHRRIPPYGMAGGEPGALGENLVERADGTVEHLGGAATTEMAPDDVLVVRTPGGGGYGPPPAT; encoded by the coding sequence ATGAACGGGCGCTGGGAGTTCTGGATCGACCGGGGCGGCACCTTCACCGACGTCGTCGGACGGCGGCCCGACGGACGGCTCGTCACCCGCAAGATGCTCTCGCACGACCCCGCCCGCGACCAGGACGCCGCCGTGGCCGGCATCCGGGCGCTCCTCGGCCTCGACCCCGGCGAACCGGTGCCCGCCGACCGGATCGCCGTCGTCAAGATGGGCACCACCGTCGCCACCAACGCCCTCCTGGAGCGACGCGGCGAACCGACCGTCCTCCTCGTCACCGAGGGCTTCCGCGACGCGCTGCGCATCGCCTACCAGAACCGGCCCCGGCTCTTCGACCGGCACATCGTGCTGCCCGAGGCGGTGTACGCGCGCGTGATCGAGGTCCCGGAGCGCGTCGACGCCCACGGCCACGTCGTCCGCCCCCTGGACGGGGCCGTCGTCGCCGAGGCCCTCGCCGCCGCCCATCGTGACGGGTTCCGCTCCGTCGCCGTCGTCCTGCTGCACGGCTACCGCCACCCCGCCCACGAGACCCGGATCGCCGAGGCCGCCCGCGCCGCCGGTTTCACCCAGGTCAGCTGCTCGCACGAGGTCAGCCCGCTCATCAAGCTGATCCCGCGCGGGGACACCACCGTCGTCGACGCCTACCTCTCGCCGATCCTGCGCCGGTACGTCGACGAGGTCGCCCGCGAGCTCGCCGGAATCCGCCTCATGTTCATGCAGTCCAACGGCGGCCTGCGCGAGGCGGCCCACTTCCGCGGCAAGGACGCCGTCCTGTCCGGACCCGCAGGCGGTGTCGTCGGCATGGCCCGCACCTCGGCGCAGGCCGGACACGACCGTGTCATCGGCTTCGACATGGGCGGTACGTCCACGGACGTGTCGCACTACGCCGGCGAATTCGAGCGTGAACTCGGTACACAGGTCGCCGGGGTACGGATGCGGGCACCCATGATGAGCATCCACACCGTCGCGGCGGGCGGCGGCTCCGTCCTCCACTACGACGGCCGCCGCTACCGCGTGGGCCCCGACTCGGCGGGCGCCGTCCCCGGCCCCGCCTGTTACCGCCGCGGCGGCCCACTCACCGTCACGGACGCCAACGTGATGCTCGGCCGCGTCCAGCCCGCCCACTTCCCCGCCGTGTTCGGCGAGACCGGCGACCTGCCCCTGGACACCGAGGTCGTACGGGAGCGGTTCACTGCCCTCGCCGAGGAGATCGGCGGGGGCCGGACCCCGGAGGAGGTCGCCGCGGGCTTCCTGGAGATCGCCGTCCTCAACATGGCCAACGCCGTGAAGAAGATCTCCGTCCAGCGCGGCCACGACGTCACCCGGTACGCCCTCACCAGCTTCGGCGGCGCCGGCGGCCAGCACGCCTGCGCCGTCGCCGACGCCCTGGGCGTCGACACCGTCCTCGTACCCCCGCTGGCCGGCGTGCTCTCCGCGTACGGCATCGGTCTCGCCGACGCCACCGCGATGCGGGAGCGGTCCGTCGAGGCCGAGCTCGACGCCCCCGGTGCCCTCGCGCGCGTGACGGACCTCTGCGCCGAACTGGCCGAACGGACCCGAGAGGAGTTGCGCGCCGACGGGCTGCCTGACGAGGCGATCGCCACCAACGCGCGCGTGTTCCTGCGGTACGCGGGGACCGACGCGAGCCTTCCCGTCGACCTCGCCCCGGCGGAATCGATGAAAACAGCATTCACAGCCGTCCATCGGGCGCGGTACGCGTTCACCATGGAGAAGCCGCTCGTCGTCGAGACCGTCTCCGTGGAGGCCGTCGGCCGCGCGGGCCCGCACGGACCGGTCCGCGTCGACACCGGCGAGCGGACGGGCCCCCTCACGCCCCGGGCGACCGTCCGGATGCACAGCGGAGGCATGCCCCACGACACCCCGCTGCACCGGCGCGAGGACCTGCGGCCGGGCGACACCGTCGACGGGCCGGCCCTCCTCGCCGAGGACGACGCCACGACCGTCGTCGACACCGGCTGGCGGGCCACCGCGACCGACGGAGGACACCTCCTCCTGCACCGGGTCACCCCACGGCCCGTGCGCGTGGCCGCAGGGACGGACGTGGACCCCGTCCTCCTGGAGGTCTTCAACAACCTCTTCATGGCCATCGCCGAGCAGATGGGCGTCCGCCTGGAGAACACCGCCCACTCGGTCAACATCAAGGAACGCCTCGACTTCTCCTGCGCGCTCTTCGACGCCGAGGGCAACCTCATCGCCAACGCGCCCCACATCCCCGTCCACCTCGGCTCCATGGGCGAGTCCATCAAGGAGGTGCTGCGGCGGCGCGGGGACGACCTGCGGCCAGGGGACGTGGTCGCGATCAACGACCCGTTCCACGGCGGCACCCATCTGCCCGACGTCACCGTCGTGACCCCGGTCTTCGGCGACGAGAGCGACGAGAGCGACGAGAGCGACGAGGGCGGCCAGGGAGGCACGGGCGGCGGCACGGGCCGCACCGCCGGTCCAGGACGCGAACTCCGCTTCCTGGTGGCCTCCCGCGGCCACCACGCCGAGATCGGCGGCATCACCCCAGGCTCCATGCCCGCCTTCAGCCGCACCATCGAGGAGGAGGGCGTCCTCTTCGACAACTGGCTGCTCGTCCGGGACGGACGGCTGCGCGAGGCCGAGACCCGGGACCTGCTCACCGGCGCCCGCCACCCCTCCCGCGACCCCGACACCAACCTCGCCGACCTGCGCGCCCAGATCGCCGCCAACGAGAAGGGCATCGAGGAACTGCGCAGGACGGTCGACGAGTTCGGGCTCGACGTCGTCCAGGCCTACATGCGGCACGTCCGCGCCAACGCCGAGGAGTCCGTGCGCCGGATCGTCGAGCGCCTCGACGACGGCACCTGCCGCTACGAGACCGACGGCGGCGCGGTCATCCGGGTCGCGGTCCGCGTCGACCGCGAACGGCGCTCCGCCGTCGTCGACTTCACCGGCACCTCACCTCAGCTGGACGGGAACGCCAACGCGCCCACGTCCGTCGTCATGGCCGCCGTCCTGTACGTCTTCCGCACCCTCGTCGACGAGGACATCCCGCTCAACAGCGGCTGCCTGGAACCCCTGGAGGTCCGCGTCCCGCCCGGCTCCATGCTCGCGCCCGTCCACCCGGCGGCCACCGTCGCGGGGAACGTCGAGACCTCCCAGGCCGTCACGGGCGCGCTGTACGCGGCACTCGGCGTCCAGGCCGAGGGCTCCGGCACCATGAACAACGTCACCTTCGGCAACGCGCGCGTGCAGTACTACGAGACGGTCGCGAGCGGTTCGGGCGCAGGTGACGGCTTCGACGGCGCCGACGCCGTCCAGACCCACATGACCAACTCCCGGCTCACCGACCCCGAGATCCTGGAGTGGCGCCACCCGGTCCGGGTCGACGCCTTCGCGGTACGGGAGGACGGCGGCGGGCGCGGCCGGTGGCACGGCGGCCACGGCGTGGAGCGGCGCATCCGGTTCCTGGAGCCGATGACGGTGACCCTCCTCACCGGTCACCGTCGGATCCCGCCGTACGGGATGGCCGGCGGCGAACCGGGCGCCCTCGGCGAGAACCTCGTGGAACGCGCCGACGGCACCGTGGAGCACCTCGGAGGCGCCGCCACGACCGAGATGGCCCCCGACGACGTCCTGGTCGTCCGCACCCCGGGCGGCGGAGGCTACGGCCCGCCACCGGCCACCTAG
- a CDS encoding SGNH/GDSL hydrolase family protein: MTRESPERAAPPKGADGTGPLRFAVLGDSFSEGVGDRVAGAWRGWAPLLADGLAAEGRGTALLNLAVAGALSRDVADRQTPRALAFRPHLASVVVGVNDTLRHTFDIRLLAHRLDRVLTDLDATGAVLLTACLPDPGRMLGLPPPLARPLARRQRSVNTVVHALSDRYGAVHLHLADDRWTEDRGLWSADRLHPGERGHRAVAADFHRLLAARGLAHGAPPAREPVQPPPTRSEALLWLATAGTGWVLRRSRDLLPQLLLLAGAELRHWADGTGTAPLDARADAALAAALTATMGG; the protein is encoded by the coding sequence ATGACAAGGGAGTCCCCGGAGCGGGCGGCTCCCCCGAAAGGGGCCGACGGAACCGGCCCCCTCCGGTTCGCCGTGCTCGGCGACTCGTTCAGCGAGGGCGTCGGCGACCGGGTCGCCGGCGCCTGGCGCGGGTGGGCGCCGCTGCTCGCCGACGGGCTCGCGGCCGAGGGGCGCGGGACGGCGCTCCTGAACCTCGCCGTCGCCGGCGCCCTCAGCCGGGACGTCGCCGACCGGCAGACACCCAGGGCCCTCGCCTTCCGGCCGCACCTCGCCTCCGTCGTCGTCGGGGTCAACGACACCCTGCGCCACACCTTCGACATCCGGCTCCTCGCCCACCGCCTCGACCGGGTCCTCACGGACCTCGACGCCACCGGAGCCGTACTCCTGACCGCCTGTCTGCCCGACCCCGGGCGGATGCTCGGCCTGCCGCCGCCCCTGGCCCGCCCGCTCGCCCGCCGCCAGCGCTCCGTCAACACCGTCGTCCACGCCCTGTCCGACCGGTACGGCGCGGTTCATCTGCACCTCGCCGACGACCGCTGGACCGAGGACCGTGGCCTGTGGAGCGCCGACCGGCTCCACCCGGGAGAGCGTGGTCACCGTGCCGTCGCCGCCGACTTCCACCGGCTCCTCGCCGCCCGGGGGCTCGCCCACGGCGCACCGCCCGCGCGGGAGCCCGTACAGCCGCCGCCGACCCGGTCGGAGGCCCTGCTCTGGCTGGCCACCGCGGGCACCGGATGGGTCCTGCGCCGCAGCCGCGACCTGCTCCCGCAGCTCCTCCTGCTCGCCGGCGCCGAACTGCGCCACTGGGCCGACGGCACCGGCACCGCACCCCTCGACGCGCGCGCGGACGCCGCCCTCGCGGCCGCGCTCACGGCGACAATGGGGGGATGA
- a CDS encoding glycosyltransferase codes for MNGARTARGRTAGGGLRIVRLANFVTPTSGGLRTALDQLGRGYLAAGHEPVLVVPGDVASDHLTEQGRVVTLPGPVLPGTGGYRVLADRGRVRRLLDELAPDRIEVSDRTTLRWTGEWARRARVPSVMVSHETADGVLRTWGVPGALAARTADRLNRRTAWAFARIVCTTEWAEREFVRIGARNVVRAPLGVDLDRCRPGRRSTVLRARYADGERVLLVLCSRLSVEKRPGTALDALAELRAAGVRAALVVAGDGPLRGALERRARERRLPVRFLGHVADREALADLQAAADVCLAPGPAETFGLSALEALACGTPVVVSASSALPEVVGAAGAVAADTPGAFAEAVRGVLAVPEACRRAAARARAEGFAWDRSVAAFLHAHDALPSPVEGPEPCPDPWPSVPSQAQAQAQAQAQAQAQAQAQAVPSRPEEARR; via the coding sequence GTGAACGGCGCCCGTACCGCCCGGGGAAGGACCGCGGGCGGCGGACTGCGGATCGTGCGGCTCGCCAACTTCGTGACCCCCACCTCCGGCGGTCTGCGCACCGCGCTCGACCAGCTCGGCCGCGGCTACCTCGCCGCCGGGCACGAACCCGTCCTCGTCGTCCCCGGCGACGTCGCGAGCGACCATCTCACCGAGCAGGGCCGGGTCGTGACCCTGCCGGGTCCCGTCCTGCCCGGGACCGGCGGCTACCGGGTCCTCGCCGACCGGGGCAGGGTCCGCCGCCTCCTCGACGAGCTCGCCCCCGACCGGATCGAGGTCTCGGACCGCACGACCCTGCGCTGGACGGGGGAGTGGGCCCGCCGCGCCCGCGTGCCGTCGGTGATGGTCTCCCACGAGACGGCGGACGGGGTGCTGCGCACCTGGGGCGTTCCGGGCGCGCTCGCGGCCCGTACCGCGGACCGGCTGAACCGCCGGACGGCCTGGGCCTTCGCCCGGATCGTCTGCACCACGGAATGGGCGGAGCGCGAGTTCGTACGGATCGGTGCCCGCAACGTCGTACGGGCTCCGCTCGGCGTCGACCTGGACCGCTGCAGACCCGGCCGCCGCAGCACCGTGCTGCGCGCCCGGTACGCGGACGGGGAGCGGGTCCTCCTGGTGCTGTGCTCGCGCCTCTCCGTCGAGAAGCGGCCCGGTACGGCCCTGGACGCCCTCGCGGAGCTGCGGGCCGCCGGGGTCCGGGCGGCGCTGGTCGTCGCGGGGGACGGGCCCCTGCGGGGCGCCCTGGAGCGACGGGCGCGCGAGCGGCGGCTCCCGGTGCGGTTCCTCGGGCACGTCGCCGACCGGGAGGCCCTGGCGGACCTCCAGGCGGCAGCCGACGTGTGCCTCGCCCCGGGGCCGGCGGAGACCTTCGGCCTCTCGGCCCTGGAGGCCCTCGCCTGCGGGACCCCGGTCGTCGTCAGCGCCTCCTCCGCGCTCCCGGAGGTCGTCGGGGCCGCCGGGGCCGTTGCCGCCGACACCCCGGGGGCCTTCGCGGAGGCGGTACGGGGGGTGCTGGCCGTTCCCGAGGCGTGCCGCCGCGCGGCGGCACGCGCGCGTGCGGAGGGTTTCGCGTGGGACCGGTCGGTCGCGGCCTTCCTGCACGCCCACGACGCGCTGCCGTCGCCCGTCGAGGGGCCGGAGCCGTGTCCCGATCCCTGGCCGTCGGTTCCGTCGCAGGCGCAGGCGCAGGCGCAGGCGCAGGCGCAGGCGCAGGCGCAGGCGCAGGCGCAGGCCGTTCCGTCCCGTCCCGAGGAGGCGCGTCGATGA
- a CDS encoding glycosyltransferase family 1 protein, with protein sequence MRVVIVTESFPPDVNGVAHCALQTARHLVRRGHAPLVIAPAVADPAADADAPCAVVRVPSLPLPGYPQVRVALPSRRVAAAIAAHRADLVHLAGPFVLGVRGMTAAARLGIPAVAVYQTDLAGYARTYVGTGEGAAWRRLRAVHGAADRTLAPSSAAVRDLEAHGIGRVRLWGRGVDTVRFRPDLRDAGLRRALAPAGELLVGYIGRLAPEKRVDLLAGVRGLPGVRTVVVGDGPSEPALRAALPETRFLGRRTGDDLARIFASLDLFVHTGPHETFCQTVQEAMASAVPVIAPAAGGPLDLVDHGRTGLLVPPGDPDALREAVAWLAAAPDVRAAYGLAGRAAVEGRTWEALGDELIGHYREVLGDRTAVAA encoded by the coding sequence ATGCGTGTCGTCATCGTCACAGAGTCCTTCCCTCCCGATGTCAACGGTGTGGCGCACTGCGCCCTGCAGACCGCGCGCCACCTCGTCCGCCGGGGCCACGCCCCGCTCGTCATCGCCCCCGCCGTCGCCGACCCGGCCGCGGACGCCGACGCACCCTGCGCCGTCGTCCGGGTGCCCTCCCTGCCACTGCCCGGCTATCCCCAGGTACGGGTCGCCCTGCCCAGCCGCCGGGTCGCCGCCGCCATCGCCGCGCACCGCGCCGACCTCGTCCACCTCGCCGGACCGTTCGTCCTCGGGGTGCGCGGGATGACGGCCGCCGCCCGGCTCGGCATCCCCGCCGTCGCCGTCTACCAGACGGACCTCGCCGGCTACGCCCGTACGTACGTCGGAACCGGCGAGGGCGCCGCCTGGCGCCGGCTCCGCGCCGTCCACGGCGCCGCCGACCGCACCCTCGCCCCGTCCTCCGCCGCCGTACGTGACCTGGAGGCCCACGGCATCGGCCGCGTCCGGCTCTGGGGGCGCGGCGTGGACACCGTCCGCTTCCGCCCCGACCTGCGCGACGCCGGCCTGCGCCGCGCACTCGCCCCCGCCGGCGAGCTCCTCGTCGGCTACATAGGCCGCCTCGCGCCGGAGAAGCGCGTGGACCTGCTCGCCGGGGTCCGCGGGCTGCCCGGCGTCCGGACCGTGGTCGTCGGCGACGGGCCCAGCGAGCCCGCGCTGCGCGCCGCCCTCCCGGAGACCCGGTTCCTGGGCCGGCGCACCGGTGACGACCTGGCCCGGATCTTCGCCTCGCTCGACCTCTTCGTCCACACCGGTCCGCACGAGACCTTCTGCCAGACGGTCCAGGAGGCCATGGCGAGCGCGGTCCCGGTGATCGCCCCGGCCGCCGGCGGACCCCTGGACCTGGTCGATCACGGGCGCACCGGGCTCCTCGTACCGCCCGGCGACCCGGACGCGCTGCGGGAGGCCGTCGCCTGGCTCGCCGCCGCCCCGGACGTCCGCGCCGCCTACGGCCTGGCCGGCCGGGCCGCCGTCGAGGGCCGCACCTGGGAGGCGCTCGGCGACGAGCTGATCGGCCACTACCGGGAGGTCCTGGGCGACCGGACGGCGGTCGCCGCGTGA
- a CDS encoding HEAT repeat domain-containing protein: protein MFEPVIAPSGTLLGLLQRGRGDGTLHALAAPRAEALAALNHCVLDDPRHDWHVENRSLYYARLYLDLHGGLDVLEAHLFGAEDRLDTEESRTGLALAVLGHLASYGRQDALLLLRRYAATGTNWAWALDELALRDDDAGLRGLALPVLARFPADPAGDAELASVVRDAFEPRPWRLWAEDQRDAVGARVRAAQEQGSFDRWQRQMRPAGPRPGWSVRAVLDWAQEGYERGAVLYGPAARCLTAVAGPEDRPEILAAARNGSEGARGAALHHLAESRDPAVLDLVEAAADGASRAVAEAAVAAYRRMCGEDAVARARAWVRRTDELGTAAAEVLAGRGTAEDAGLVLGALRGTVRAAGPDAPELAVLVDGAGRLGIACAAPVLRHVYRETSSSQLRGRVARALAATDATFATGFAVECLWDCEETTREVAALHAETGDVRVADRLRRLAADPAEEAEVQTAVRNRIGPDLQV, encoded by the coding sequence ATGTTCGAACCAGTCATAGCGCCGAGCGGCACCCTGCTCGGTCTGCTGCAGAGGGGCCGCGGCGACGGCACCCTGCACGCGCTCGCCGCGCCACGTGCCGAGGCCCTCGCGGCCCTCAACCACTGCGTCCTCGACGACCCCCGCCACGACTGGCACGTCGAGAACCGCTCCCTCTACTACGCCCGTCTCTACCTGGACCTCCACGGAGGTCTGGACGTGCTCGAGGCGCATCTCTTCGGTGCCGAGGACCGTCTCGACACCGAGGAGTCCAGGACCGGGCTCGCGCTCGCCGTCCTCGGGCACCTCGCCTCCTACGGACGCCAGGACGCCCTGCTCCTGCTCCGGCGCTACGCGGCGACCGGCACGAACTGGGCCTGGGCCCTGGACGAGCTGGCCCTCCGTGACGACGACGCCGGACTCCGCGGGCTCGCCCTCCCCGTGCTGGCCCGTTTCCCGGCCGACCCGGCGGGCGACGCCGAGCTGGCGAGCGTCGTGCGCGACGCCTTCGAGCCCCGGCCGTGGCGGCTGTGGGCCGAGGACCAGCGGGACGCCGTCGGCGCCCGGGTCAGGGCCGCCCAGGAACAGGGCTCCTTCGACCGCTGGCAGCGCCAGATGCGACCCGCCGGGCCCCGTCCCGGCTGGAGCGTGCGGGCCGTCCTCGACTGGGCACAGGAGGGGTACGAGCGCGGAGCCGTGTTGTACGGTCCCGCCGCCCGCTGCCTGACCGCCGTCGCCGGCCCCGAGGACCGCCCCGAGATCCTCGCCGCCGCCCGCAACGGCTCGGAGGGGGCGCGCGGCGCCGCCCTCCACCACCTCGCCGAATCACGGGACCCCGCCGTCCTCGACCTCGTGGAGGCCGCCGCCGACGGCGCCTCCCGTGCGGTCGCCGAGGCGGCCGTCGCCGCCTACCGGCGCATGTGCGGCGAGGACGCGGTCGCCCGCGCCCGCGCGTGGGTCCGGCGCACCGACGAGCTCGGCACGGCCGCCGCCGAGGTCCTCGCGGGCCGCGGCACGGCCGAGGACGCCGGCCTCGTCCTCGGAGCCCTGCGCGGGACCGTCCGCGCCGCGGGCCCCGACGCCCCGGAGCTCGCCGTCCTCGTCGACGGAGCGGGCCGCCTCGGCATCGCCTGCGCCGCCCCCGTGCTCCGGCACGTCTATCGCGAGACGTCCTCCTCCCAGCTGCGCGGCCGCGTGGCCCGCGCCCTCGCGGCCACCGACGCCACCTTCGCGACCGGGTTCGCGGTCGAATGCCTCTGGGACTGCGAGGAGACCACCCGCGAGGTGGCTGCCCTGCACGCCGAGACGGGCGACGTACGGGTCGCCGACCGCCTCCGCCGACTCGCCGCCGATCCGGCCGAGGAAGCCGAGGTCCAGACGGCGGTGCGCAACCGGATAGGCCCGGACCTGCAGGTCTGA
- a CDS encoding ankyrin repeat domain-containing protein gives MSETPDPEVIELASKVFDLARTGDAEALAAYVDAGVPANLTNDKGDSLVMLAAYHGHAAAVSALLERGADADRANDRGQTPLAGAVFKGEDAVIRALLAGGANPESGTPSAVDTARMFGKTDLLELFSAR, from the coding sequence ATGAGCGAGACTCCGGACCCCGAGGTCATCGAGCTGGCGTCCAAGGTCTTCGACCTCGCGCGCACGGGGGACGCCGAGGCCCTGGCCGCCTACGTCGACGCGGGCGTCCCCGCGAACCTCACCAACGACAAGGGCGACTCCCTCGTCATGCTCGCCGCCTACCACGGCCACGCCGCCGCGGTCTCGGCCCTCCTGGAGCGCGGTGCCGACGCCGACCGCGCAAACGACCGCGGCCAGACCCCGCTCGCGGGCGCCGTCTTCAAGGGCGAGGACGCCGTGATCCGCGCTCTGCTCGCCGGCGGCGCAAATCCGGAGTCCGGGACTCCGTCCGCCGTCGACACCGCCCGCATGTTCGGCAAGACCGATCTCCTGGAGCTCTTCAGCGCCCGGTGA